From a region of the Dunckerocampus dactyliophorus isolate RoL2022-P2 chromosome 20, RoL_Ddac_1.1, whole genome shotgun sequence genome:
- the LOC129172866 gene encoding solute carrier family 66 member 2 isoform X1 — MENEVFEQIVSAVNKLVSWVAAGAMVFGGVVPYIPQYRDIRRTQNAEGFSTYVCLVLLVANILRILFRFGRYFETLLLWQSIIMIATMLIMLNLCTSVRMATELNTKRRSFLATDIKEEEVRIPKRLFLDFDWSYFWSWSRFLDYVQCVVAFTLVAAYVTYVLLDSAVFVESLGFLAVFTEAMLGTPQLYCNYQNKSTEGMSIKMVLMWTSGDTFKTVYFLLTQAPVQFWTCGLLQVIVDFAILFQVYYYSRYPQKPASHTVSHTTSAKAL, encoded by the exons ATGGAAAATGAAGTGTTTGAGCAAATAGTGAGCGCTGTTAACAAGCTGGTGTCATGGGTGGCGGCCGGGGCCATGGTGTTCGGTGGGGTGGTTCCCTACATCCCCCAGTACCGGGACATCCGTCGTACACAGAACGCCGAGGGCTTCTCCACCTACGTGTGCTTGGTCCTCCTGGTGGCTAACATCCTGCGAATCCTCTTCAG GTTTGGCCGCTACTTTGAGACGCTGCTGTTGTGGCAAAGCATCATCATGATCGCCACCATGCTGATTATGCTCAACCTGTGCACCAGCGTCCGCATGGCCACGGAACTCAACACCAAAAGACGCTCCTTCCTAG CGACAGACATTAAGGAGGAGGAGGTCAGAATCCCTAAGAGGCTCTTTCTGG ACTTTGACTGGAGTTACTTCTGGTCGTGGAGCCGCTTCTTGGACTACGTGCAGTGCGTGGTGGCCTTCACGCTGGTGGCGGCCTACGTCACCTACGTGCTCCTGGACTCGGCTGTCTTCGTGGAGTCGCTGGGCTTCCTGGCTGTGTTCACGGAGGCCATGCTTGGCACGCCGCAGCTCTACTGCAACTACCAGAACAAGTCGACAGAAGGCATGAG CATCAAGATGGTGCTCATGTGGACGAGCGGCGACACCTTTAAGACGGTCTACTTCCTGCTCACCCAGGCCCCCGTGCAGTTCTGGACTTGCGGCCTGCTCCAGGTAATTGTGGACTTCGCCATCCTCTTCCAAGTTTACTACTATAGCCGATACCCACAAAAACCGGCGTCGCACACCGTCTCCCACACCACTAGTGCCAAAGCCCTCTAA
- the LOC129172866 gene encoding solute carrier family 66 member 2 isoform X2: MENEVFEQIVSAVNKLVSWVAAGAMVFGGVVPYIPQYRDIRRTQNAEGFSTYVCLVLLVANILRILFRFGRYFETLLLWQSIIMIATMLIMLNLCTSVRMATELNTKRRSFLDFDWSYFWSWSRFLDYVQCVVAFTLVAAYVTYVLLDSAVFVESLGFLAVFTEAMLGTPQLYCNYQNKSTEGMSIKMVLMWTSGDTFKTVYFLLTQAPVQFWTCGLLQVIVDFAILFQVYYYSRYPQKPASHTVSHTTSAKAL; encoded by the exons ATGGAAAATGAAGTGTTTGAGCAAATAGTGAGCGCTGTTAACAAGCTGGTGTCATGGGTGGCGGCCGGGGCCATGGTGTTCGGTGGGGTGGTTCCCTACATCCCCCAGTACCGGGACATCCGTCGTACACAGAACGCCGAGGGCTTCTCCACCTACGTGTGCTTGGTCCTCCTGGTGGCTAACATCCTGCGAATCCTCTTCAG GTTTGGCCGCTACTTTGAGACGCTGCTGTTGTGGCAAAGCATCATCATGATCGCCACCATGCTGATTATGCTCAACCTGTGCACCAGCGTCCGCATGGCCACGGAACTCAACACCAAAAGACGCTCCTTCCTAG ACTTTGACTGGAGTTACTTCTGGTCGTGGAGCCGCTTCTTGGACTACGTGCAGTGCGTGGTGGCCTTCACGCTGGTGGCGGCCTACGTCACCTACGTGCTCCTGGACTCGGCTGTCTTCGTGGAGTCGCTGGGCTTCCTGGCTGTGTTCACGGAGGCCATGCTTGGCACGCCGCAGCTCTACTGCAACTACCAGAACAAGTCGACAGAAGGCATGAG CATCAAGATGGTGCTCATGTGGACGAGCGGCGACACCTTTAAGACGGTCTACTTCCTGCTCACCCAGGCCCCCGTGCAGTTCTGGACTTGCGGCCTGCTCCAGGTAATTGTGGACTTCGCCATCCTCTTCCAAGTTTACTACTATAGCCGATACCCACAAAAACCGGCGTCGCACACCGTCTCCCACACCACTAGTGCCAAAGCCCTCTAA
- the LOC129172866 gene encoding solute carrier family 66 member 2 isoform X3 — translation MENEVFEQIVSAVNKLVSWVAAGAMVFGGVVPYIPQYRDIRRTQNAEGFSTYVCLVLLVANILRILFRFGRYFETLLLWQSIIMIATMLIMLNLCTSVRMATELNTKRRSFLASRWCSCGRAATPLRRSTSCSPRPPCSSGLAACSR, via the exons ATGGAAAATGAAGTGTTTGAGCAAATAGTGAGCGCTGTTAACAAGCTGGTGTCATGGGTGGCGGCCGGGGCCATGGTGTTCGGTGGGGTGGTTCCCTACATCCCCCAGTACCGGGACATCCGTCGTACACAGAACGCCGAGGGCTTCTCCACCTACGTGTGCTTGGTCCTCCTGGTGGCTAACATCCTGCGAATCCTCTTCAG GTTTGGCCGCTACTTTGAGACGCTGCTGTTGTGGCAAAGCATCATCATGATCGCCACCATGCTGATTATGCTCAACCTGTGCACCAGCGTCCGCATGGCCACGGAACTCAACACCAAAAGACGCTCCTTCCTAG CATCAAGATGGTGCTCATGTGGACGAGCGGCGACACCTTTAAGACGGTCTACTTCCTGCTCACCCAGGCCCCCGTGCAGTTCTGGACTTGCGGCCTGCTCCAGGTAA